A region of Paramormyrops kingsleyae isolate MSU_618 chromosome 17, PKINGS_0.4, whole genome shotgun sequence DNA encodes the following proteins:
- the urb1 gene encoding nucleolar pre-ribosomal-associated protein 1 isoform X1, with product MSVDRLVPHSQGAPLNTNVMEKKRAKKDSGESETQQKKMKMMTLDENDTEFNGTVFKSMLKDPTKALKGLGKFVSVATKLPIADLYDVVEGYIKISMECAEIFSLLEGEKHHERELLLIFQSLEVILLRTASDLSHFSVVGITVVKKMVTNHMKLLQSSLNSENHRFVRQCLGLLSSMVSQGSDMAREVFSHFHFNKSLSKLTRRRDKKGQPDVRMAYIQFALSFLVSGDGSTIGHVLEMQDFLTDILSTGLKEDRISIINLILSTLQTRVIWNKAISKTQKVRFFTPAILAQIASLYKWDGIADVRLEDSKVGENPKQDGKMVVRELVHKFLIDLCCSRKHGISFYDPSFGTAGRAGNVVLLQFLVGLKQATEDELVRDLVVSILRDNPDVLSRYFKETQYSYTPRLRSTWQENVTLLKKIYEAQPEVSQAFRTREFVPLPRLLAMVTVTSLPPVCNKAFFTQALNMPNTVVKHTALSLVSFILRRAQKNIEHCLDRAVWQRSELYTAAVMEDFVQQYREALSKVLPDVNSIISNWQSLAKKEKCEGVLKSGSQDKSKEEPALEPLGHGFDDPEATVLKALILRVLCLYQKVAPFLISQSSFDFSKLLKGIMSEKEVKVPPVLQHQILQLALDLPANKFSWFQVQDVPDAGKAAGEKSVFYLLLKMFVDSSIGALKDSTRLLILKVLRDSGMFEYTWRELELWLVHLDRLPRPQQEAVVRFLETVLVRLTSSPYSYTDKAASVVQDAASLQASLGAQEGDAASIPISHIDDALDMMDVMLEGAEGEVDQLGPSLTDDLILQTFPFSALVPAALETRNSLRPASAEERGVLFVYLAAVLSDVLHSQRDPLPLCLALQQYDKLLSGSPHPALLAFHSYYTRWLPPQAKENLFKSTTVSLPNESGFDGTFAEVMKKAFCDGPDAWLRSSFADSLKEALLGLGVAEFPVAAKQVLLYLKTSVETFGRTSKDAVLGCLLKVLGALVERLQAVEDTADTEAIDSVGESDLFLETDEAARERVDKDQVLLCVLQSVLQHPTLQSWFLALELGSLPAHNLDPVRVKLVCRQLTEGVLALLVRCGPTLRDLGSLELMAGYLEAVRGALLRELSRKARKTILQASWPLKGLLVLHGYMEAVGLKEVLSSLMLLPPERLLASKSEGAELSVYGQAAVSILSEGAGDCAPLLSQAHLRALAFLLASSPRGSIADLLLGALCREPQAAALLPGDLLLHCLDWGDPAGLAIGMAMLRSCAAHRLRFELWCLEPANLERLSGAMESFLPLLNTYLTAASSDDPARPKGVHTAVLRSLKAALLPGLVESVLSDTACDSLPACTEALSSLVRQTTKETELADLIHRLPGVLERAAGCERWQLVSSISDMLAGSPEQVASWRKTLLSSALQWLSARFRSAKEREQDGEEAAMLLRVQELLTSAEQLILPDWNSFIKAGLKHRYSSSAFLETLSNLLGRVYEADHVPADLLALPTLHMMITSHSLFLPSMLDEQHASGGGSSVKELLVSLLLTLVQKCPSVCHSSHFVVLLGAYGATLSTTDQRILLLLRQYEKNGVSLAQSQCLLWGPAAVEHHKACKSLGPSLWQQPSGEGLLALLEPDRMLSTVAHFPQNRRIIPSEAKELIYREEGAGDLGRVYDPGFLLPLFSMLLKPESVVNCHKFVSSHALGVTVAALSSYDAKLRAAAYQVLGSFYHHLEAGRFAGKRQLLYLMDTVRNGIRQENLRVPFLLTTYVAKVAQQMLKPEEHMYMVINKFLLAHQDLDLKRVPAFFRFFYSFDLEHKAEREWLIGVMREGMKDRHCYEVCEQQGIFQVLLGFCASPLCDGATQVLILDVLQQTAHVTKAAYELINIHGLLTWILQLIETRCLDGQLLCIAIDLVHRLWFTNLGKKENRVPGGGQPAKCLPLPLIGEFLCVLMALVRHLHGTVKTPQLFRFLEALASILRHRERALGVCRAAGWATACEQPLPCTAALALLHCWASLSRDAPLRSDLQGVLERCKVKELLGIAKERGRSKGHLQRGRPRVEKAAEEEEGGGAGVEQESASLSDCDPLLRDVFVHMSMCTPEDGDPDAAVLAADAARLLLRWMLRSLVAGSADPEAVSRFLCWVQASVLRRESSVAAVLAEEAVRRDFLRLYHRACEPPPTSQDPARLETLRLFTDVMLRLLQVRGVPEGDLHRTVLSACLSTAEDDASRSEAGLLLLSLYVRELWAGADPPGLFLCHVQLVAGLPQQGLRRRSVTQAPVTALCRQISSAAAPGP from the exons ATGTCTGTTGATAGACTTGTGCCGCACTCTCAAGGGGCTCCACTAAATACAAACGTAATGGAGAAGAAACGTGCGAAAAAAGATTCAGGAGAGTCGGAAAcacaacaaaagaaaatgaaaatgatgacACTGGATGAAAATGACACTGAGTTTAATGGGACTGTTTTTAAATCCATGCTGAAAGATCCAACCAAGGCTTTGAAAG GTTTGGGAAAGTTTGTGTCAGTAGCGACGAAACTACCGATTGCGGACCTCTACGATGTTGTTGAGGGTTATATTAAGATATCCATGGAGTGCGCTGAGATTTTCAGTTtactcgagggagaaaaacatCACGAGAGAGAA TTGTTGCTGATCTTCCAGAGCTTAGAAGTGATCTTACTGCGGACCGCAAGCGACCTCTCTCATTTCAGCGTGGTGGGCATCACGGTCGTGAAGAAAATGGTCACCAACCACATGAAGCTTCTTCAGTCGTCACTTAATTCTGAAAACCATAG GTTCGTTCGCCAGTGTCTTGGCCTCCTGTCCTCTATGGTGTCCCAGGGATCTGACATGGCCAGAGAGGTTTTCAGCCACTTTCACTTTAACAAGAGCTTATCTAAACTGACCCGCAGACGCGATAAGAAG GGACAACCTGATGTTCGCATGGCCTATATACAGTTTGctctgtcttttctggtatcaggCGATGGCTCCACTATCGGACATGTTCTTGAGATGCAAG ATTTTCTGACTGACATTTTAAGCACTGGGCTGAAGGAAGACAGAATCTCCATTATCAACCTCATTTTATCTACGCTACAGACCAga GTCATTTGGAATAAAGCCATCAGTAAGACGCAGAAAGTCCGCTTCTTCACTCCTGCCATTCTGGCTCAGATCGCATCTCTCTACAAATGGGATGGGATTGCAGATGTAAGACTGGAGGACAGCAAG GTGGGTGAGAATCCCAAACAGGATGGAAAGATGGTGGTGCGAGAGCTGGTCCATAAATTCCTGATCGACCTCTGCTGCTCTCGGAAACACGGGATCAGCTTCTACGACCCCAGCTTCGGGACGGCAGGGAG GGCGGGGAATGTGGTTCTTCTGCAGTTCCTGGTGGGACTGAAGCAGGCTACTGAGGACGAGCTGGTGAGGGACTTAGTGGTCAGCATTCTCAGGGACAACCCCGACGTGCTGTCGAGGTACTTCAAGGAAACCCAATACTCATATACCCCACGGCTCCGGAGCACCTGGCAGGAAAACGTCACTCTCCTCAAGAAG ATCTACGAGGCCCAGCCAGAGGTGTCCCAGGCCTTCCGAACCCGTGAGTTTGTCCCGCTGCCCCGTCTGCTCGCCATGGTGACGGTCACGTCACTGCCGCCTGTCTGCAACAAGGCCTTCTTCACCCAGGCCCTTAAT ATGCCCAACACAGTGGTGAAGCACACGGCTCTCTCGCTGGTGTCCTTCATCTTGAGGCGTGCCCAGAAGAACATTGAGCACTGTCTTGACCGAGCTGTGTGGCAAAGATCGGAACTGTACACGGCAGCCGTGATGGAGGACTTTGTGCAGCAGTATAGGGAGGCCCTGAGCAAG GTCTTACCGGATGTCAACAGCATCATTTCTAACTGGCAGTCCTTGGCAAAGAAGGAGAAGTGTGAAGGTGTGTTGAAAAGCGGAAGTCAAGATAAGAGTAAGGAAGAGCCAGCTCTGGAGCCTCTCGGACACG GCTTTGACGACCCGGAGGCCACGGTTCTGAAGGCCCTCATCCTGCGCGTCCTATGCCTGTACCAGAAGGTGGCGCCCTTCCTCATCAGCCAGAGCTCCTTTGACTTCAGCAAGCTCTTGAAAG GCATCATGTCAGAGAAGGAGGTCAAAGTTCCCCCGGTTCTGCAGCACCAGATCCTCCAGCTGGCTCTGGACTTACCTGCTAACAAGTTCTCCTGGTTCCAAGTCCAG GATGTTCCTGACGCCGGAAAGGCCGCTGGTGAGAAATCCGTGTTCTACCTGCTGCTCAAGATGTTCGTAGACAGCAGCATCGGTGCCTTAAAAGACTCCACCAGGTTGCTGATCTTGAAG GTGCTGAGGGACAGCGGCATGTTTGAGTACACCTGGCGGGAGCTGGAGCTCTGGCTGGTCCATCTGGACCGGCTGCCCAGGCCGCAGCAGGAAGCCGTCGTCCGCTTCCTGGAGACC GTGCTGGTGCGGCTCACCTCCAGCCCGTACAGCTACACGGACAAGGCGGCGAGCGTGGTTCAGGATGCGGCCTCCCTGCAGGCCAGCCTGGGTGCCCAGGAGGGCGATGCTGCCAGCATCCCCATCTCGCACATCGACG ATGCTTTGGACATGATGGACGTGATGCTGGAGGGCGCTGAGGGTGAGGTGGACCAGCTGGGGCCGTCCCTCACTGATGACCTCATCCTGCAGACGTTCCCCTTCAGCGCGCTGGTGCCCGCCGCTCTGGAGACCAGGAACAGCCTCCGGCCAGCTTCCGCAGAGGAAAGAG GCGTGCTGTTTGTGTATCTGGCTGCCGTCCTGTCCGACGTGCTGCATTCCCAGAGAGACCCCCTACCCCTCTGCCTGGCCCTGCAGCAGTACGACAAGCTGCTTTCTGGAAGCCCTCACCCTGCTCTGCTCGCCTTCCACAGCTACTACACTCGCTGGCTTCCTCCACAGGCTAAAGAAAATCTG TTTAAGTCCACGACGGTCTCCCTTCCCAATGAGTCGGGTTTCGACGGCACCTTCGCGGAGGTGATGAAGAAGGCCTTCTGTGATGGGCCCGACGCCTGGCTGAGGAGCTCTTTCGCGGACAGCCTGAAGGAGGCGCTGTTGGGTCTTGGGGTGGCCGAATTCCCTGTGGCTGCCAAGCAAGTCCTGCTTTATCTGAAAACCTCAGTGGAGACGTTTGGCAGG ACGTCCAAAGATGCAGTGCTGGGCTGCCTCTTGAAGGTGCTGGGTGCGTTGGTGGAAAGACTTCAGGCCGTGGAGGACACGGCCGACACTGAAGCCATCGACTCCGTGGGGGAGTCGGACCTGTTCCTGGAGACGGACGAGGCTGCCAGGGAGCGAGTCGACAAGGATCAG GTGCTGCTCTGTGTGCTGCAGTCTGTCTTGCAGCACCCTACCCTTCAGTCCTGGTTCCTGGCTCTGGAGTTGGGTTCCTTGCCGGCTCACAATCTGGACCCGGTCCGGGTGAAACTGGTCTGCAGACAGCTCACCGAGGGGGTTCTGGCCTTGCTGGTGCGCTGTGGCCCGACTCTCAGGGACCTGGGTTCTCTGGAGCTGATGGCGGGGTACCTGGAAGCGGTCCGGGGGGCCCTGCTGAGGGAACTGAGCCGCAAGGCCAGGAAGACGATTCTGCAGGCCTCATGGCCGCTGAAGGGGCTGCTGGTGCTTCACGGGTACATGGAGGCAGTAGGCCTGAAGGAGGTGCTGTCCAGCCTGATGCTCCTCCCCCCGGAGAGGCTGTTGGCCAGTAAGAGTGAGGGGGCGGAGCTAAGTGTCTACGGGCAGGCCGCCGTGAGCATCCTTTCTGAAGGAGCTGGTGACTGTGCCCCCCTCCTGTCGCAGGCCCACCTGCGTGCCCTGGCCTTCCTGCTGGCATCCTCTCCCAGAGGCAGTATTGCTGACCTCCTGCTGGGGGCGCTATGCAGGGAGCCTCAGGCGGCAGCTCTGCTCCCGGGTGACCTGCTGCTACACTGCCTGGACTGGGGAGACCCGGCGGGCCTTGCCATTGGAATGGCCATGCTTCGCAGCTGTGCTGCCCACCGGCTCCGGTTTGAGCTGTGGTGCCTGGAGCCCGCTAACCTGGAGCGGCTCTCGGGGGCCATGGAGAGCTTCCTCCCGCTCCTCAACACATACCTGACTGCTGCGAGCTCCGACGACCCGGCCAGACCCAAAGGAG TGCACACGGCTGTCCTCCGATCCTTGAAGGCGGCCCTCCTTCCTGGCCTGGTTGAATCTGTGCTCTCCGACACAGCGTGTGactccctgcctgcctgcacagAGGCCCTCAGCAGCCTCGTCAGACAGACCACAAAGGAGACAGAGCTTGCTGACCTCATCCACCGCCTACCTGGCGTCCTGGAGCGGGCAGCCGGGTGCGAAAG gtGGCAGCTTGTGAGCTCCATCAGCGACATGCTGGCCGGTTCCCCGGAGCAGGTGGCCTCCTGGAGGAAGACCTTGCTCTCCTCTGCCCTCCAGTGGCTGAGCGCAAGGTTCAGGAGCGCCAAGGAGCGAGAGCAGGATGGAGAGGAGGCGGCCATGCTGCTCAGAGTGCAGGAGCTGCTG ACTTCAGCAGAGCAGCTGATTCTTCCAGACTGGAACAGTTTCATCAAGGCTGGATTGAA ACACCGCTACAGCAGCTCAGCCTTCCTGGAGACCCTGAGCAACCTGCTGGGTCGGGTTTATGAAGCTGACCATGTCCCCGCTGACCTGCTCGCCTTACCCACCCTGCATATGATGATCACAAGCCATTCTCTCTTCCTGCCATCGATGCTGGATGAGCAGCATGCATCCGGGGGAGGCTCTTCGGTGAAAG AGTTGCTGGTGTCACTCCTCCTCACTCTGGTGCAGAAGTGTCCCTCCGTCTGTCACAGCAGTCACTTCGTGGTCCTGCTCGGAGCTTACGGCGCGACCCTGAGTACTACAG ATCAGAGGATTTTGCTGCTGCTGCGGCAGTACGAGAAGAACGGCGTGAGTCTGGCTCAGTCTCA gtgCCTCCTGTGGGGCCCCGCGGCTGTGGAGCACCACAAGGCCTGTAAGAGCCTGGGGCCGTCCCTGTGGCAGCAGCCCAGCGGGGAGGGCCTCTTGGCCCTGCTGGAGCCAGACAGGATGCTCAGCACTGTGGCACATTTCCCCCAGAATCGCCGCATCATCCCCTCG GAGGCCAAGGAGCTGATTTACCGGGAGGAGGGTGCCGGCGACCTGGGGAGGGTCTATGACCCCGGTTTCCTGCTGCCCCTCTTCAGCATGCTGCTTAAGCctg AGTCTGTGGTCAACTGCCACAAGTTTGTGTCCAGCCACGCCCTGGGCGTAACGGTGGCAGCACTCAGCAGCTACGACGCCAAGCTCAGGGCTGCCGCCTACCAAGTTCTGGGCTCCTTCTACCACCACCTGGAGGCTGGGCGCTTCGCAGGGAAGAGGCAG CTGCTGTACCTGATGGATACCGTGAGGAATGGCATCCGGCAGGAGAACCTCAGAGTCCCCTTCCTGCTCACCACCTACGTGGCCAAGGTGGCACAGCAGATGCTGAAACCTG AGGAGCACATGTACATGGTGATCAACAAGTTCCTGCTTGCCCACCAAGACCTGGACTTGAAGAGGGTTCCGGCATTCTTCAGGTTTTTCTACAGCTTCGACTTGGAG CACAAGGCTGAGCGCGAGTGGCTGATCGGCGTCATGCGCGAGGGCATGAAGGACCGTCACTGCTACGAGGTCTGCGAGCAGCAGGGCATCTTCCAGGTGTTGCTGGGCTTCTGTGCCAGTCCGCTGTGCGACGGCGCCACCCAG GTTCTGATCCTGGACGTGCTCCAGCAAACTGCCCATGTAACCAAAGCCGCCTATGAGCTCATCAACATTCACGGCCTTCTGACGTGGATTCTGCAGCTAATTGAGACCAG GTGCCTGGACGGCCAGCTGCTGTGTATAGCAATTGACCTGGTCCACAGGCTCTGGTTCACCAACCTGGGGAAGAAGGAGAACCGGGTGCCCGGGGGCGGTCAGCCGGCCAAGTGCCTGCCCCTCCCGCTCATTGGCGAGTTCCTGTGTGTGTTGATGGCCCTGGTCAGGCACCTACA CGGCACAGTGAAGACCCCTCAGCTGTTCCGCTTCCTCGAGGCACTGGCCTCCATCCTCAGGCACCGTGAGAGGGCACTGGGCGTCTGCCGTGCCGCCGGCTGGGCCACCGCGTGCGAGCAGCCGCTACCCTGCACCGCCGCCCTAGCGCTGCTGCACTGCTGGGCCTCGCTTTCCCGCGATGCGCCGCTCCGTTCCGacctgcagggggtgctggAGCGCTGCAAGGTGAAGGAGCTGCTGG gAATCGCGAAGGAACGGGGGAGGAGTAAAGGTCACCTGCAGCGGGGTCGCCCCCGCGTGGAGAAAGCTgccgaggaagaggagggagggggggctggggtcGAGCAGGAGAGCGCCTCCCTTTCGGACTGTGACCCCCTGCTCAGGGACGTCTTTGTCCACATGTCTATGTGCACCCCTGAGGACGGTGACCCCGACGCTGCCGTTCTGGCCGCTGACGCGGCACGGCTGCTCCTCCGGTGGATGCTGAGGTCGCTGGTGGCCGGGTCGGCTGACCCTGAGGCCGTGTCACGCTTCCTGTGCTGGGTGCAGGCCTCCGTGCTCCGGCGCGAATCGTCAGTAGCGGCGGTGCTCGCAGAGGAAGCGGTGAGGCGGGACTTCCTGAGGCTGTACCACCGGGCCTGCGAGCCGCCGCCCACTTCCCAGGACCCTGCCCGTCTGGAGACCCTCAGGCTGTTCACCGACGTCATGCTACGCCTGCTCCAGGTCCGGGGCGTTCCCGAAGGAGACCTGCATCGCACCGTGCTCTCAGCTTGTCTGTCCACGGCCGAAGACGATGCTTCCAGAAGTG AGGCTGGCCTCCTGCTGCTCTCGCTGTACGTGCGGGAGCTGTGGGCCGGCGCCGACCCGCCGGGCCTCTTCCTGTGTCACGTGCAGCTGGTGGCTGGGCTGCCGCAGCAGGGGCTGAGGAGGCGCAGCGTGACTCAGGCGCCCGTCACAGCGCTGTGTCGGCAGATCTCCTCTGCGGCGGCTCCTGGGCCATGA